Genomic DNA from Roseofilum reptotaenium CS-1145:
AGAAAGCGATTGCCCTCGCTTGATTCAATGGAGGGACACAGGGACATCGAGATTGTCTAGTGATCGCCGTATGTCCATTCCTTCAGACATTACAGAACAGATCTCATACCAAATCCGGAGAGTATGGGAAAGAGAAAGTCAAGCTGGCAACCCATGGAATTGAGTCAGATGACGAACTTGCTCCTGCATAGAATTAGCCAAGGTCAAACACTGATGAACTAAAGGTTCCTCCATCAAAGGCCAGAGACGTTCAGCCGGTTGAAGTCCAGGAGAATAGGGCGGCAATAATTTAATGTGGATACCATCAGGAATCTTAACCTTGCCACTACGATGCCAACCCGCCCCATTGATGGTGAGCAAAATACGCTTCGTCGCTCCAGCCCCAATAGCTTTAGCAAAAGTAGGCAAGGCCAGGACGTTAATTAAATAATTCAGTCATCGTACGGTGGGCAGGGGATTTCGCTATCCAATTAAATGGTATTGCTTATGTTCCTGCCCGGTTTGTCTGCCACTCATTACTCAACAAATTCGAGGTAGCTGTTCACCACTGAGCCAATCCAGAATTCGATTGGCACCAATTTGACTTTTGAGACTGACTAAACCAGAAGGTTCAGAACCTCCTGGTTCACCGACTTCTCCAATCACCCATCCCCCGGTCTCTGCTTCTAAAGTTTCCCTTAACACTGAGAGCGCTAAGTCCACATCGGACTGGGGAATAAAAGCCACAAATCGCCCCTCATTGGCAACATAAAGAGGATCAAAACCGAGAATTTCACAGGCTCCACGCACATCTTCCCGAACCGGAATTAAGGATTCATCAATGTGCAAATTCAAGCCTGAACTAAGGGAAATTTCATTTAAGGTACTGGCTAATCCTCCTCTGGTTAAATCCCGCAAACAATGAATGTTAACGCCTGCTTCTAATAACTGGAGAACTTGCCTGGCAATGGGAGCTGAATCACTTTCAATGGTGGTTTCAAATTCCAAACCTTCCCGCACAGCCATGATAGCTATCCCATGTCGACCTAAATCCCCATTAATGATAATGGTATCTTGCGATCGCACTTGTTGGGGAGCAATCTGGCTTGGTGACTCAATCACCCCTACGCCAGAAGTGTTAATAAATATCCCATCCCCTTTTCCTCGATCAACAACCTTAGTATCACCGGTAATGATCTGTACTCCTGCTTTCCGTGCGGCTGCTTGCATTGATCGTACGATGTACCAGAGAGTCTCCATCGATAACCCTTCCTCCAAGATAAACCCTGCACTCAGATACAAAGGTCTTGCTCCAGCCATGGCTAAATCATTGACTGTTCCATAAATCGCCATTGAGCCAATATCGCCCCCCGGGAAGATCAAGGGATTAACGACATAGGAATCTGTAGTAAAGGCTAGGCGATCGCCCTTAACTGCGAATACACTAGCATCATGGGAAACATCAGGACGGCCAAAAACAGGTAAAAACATCTGCTCAATAAGCTGATGCATCAGTTTTCCACCCCCTCCGTGGGCTAAGAGTACCTGGGGATATTGTTGAATAGGA
This window encodes:
- the hypE gene encoding hydrogenase expression/formation protein HypE, whose protein sequence is MAASPDFSLSCPIPIQQYPQVLLAHGGGGKLMHQLIEQMFLPVFGRPDVSHDASVFAVKGDRLAFTTDSYVVNPLIFPGGDIGSMAIYGTVNDLAMAGARPLYLSAGFILEEGLSMETLWYIVRSMQAAARKAGVQIITGDTKVVDRGKGDGIFINTSGVGVIESPSQIAPQQVRSQDTIIINGDLGRHGIAIMAVREGLEFETTIESDSAPIARQVLQLLEAGVNIHCLRDLTRGGLASTLNEISLSSGLNLHIDESLIPVREDVRGACEILGFDPLYVANEGRFVAFIPQSDVDLALSVLRETLEAETGGWVIGEVGEPGGSEPSGLVSLKSQIGANRILDWLSGEQLPRIC